One Dioscorea cayenensis subsp. rotundata cultivar TDr96_F1 chromosome 17, TDr96_F1_v2_PseudoChromosome.rev07_lg8_w22 25.fasta, whole genome shotgun sequence DNA window includes the following coding sequences:
- the LOC120280441 gene encoding chalcone synthase 6-4-like, whose amino-acid sequence MIRKRHFFLNEEKLKEHPNLCSFMDHPSLNTRHDIMVEEVPKLGEKAVIKALEEWGRPRSEITHIIFCSTGGVDMPGADYKIIKLLGLSPSTKRVMLYSQGCFAGGTVLRIAKDLAENNENSRVLIVCSELTAIFFRGPSDAKEDFNNLVGQAISGDGAAAVVIGANPIPAVETPFFEIVSTDQVILPDSDGCIEGHLREVGLMYNLNNQVPNIIGNNIEKIMVKVFSALGISDWNSLFFITHPGGRAILDKIQEKLELKQEKMRAVLHVLGQYGNMSSASVFFVMDEMRKHSIENGLHTAGEGLDYGVLHAMGPGLTVETVVLHAPCLHGFSNIYQN is encoded by the coding sequence ATGATCAGAAAGAGACACTTCTTCCTGAATGAAGAGAAGCTGAAGGAGCACCCCAATCTGTGTTCCTTCATGGATCACCCATCACTGAACACCAGGCATGACATTATGGTTGAAGAGGTGCCAAAACTTGGAGAGAAGGCAGTCATCAAAGCTCTGGAGGAATGGGGACGTCCACGTTCTGAAATCACTCACATCATCTTCTGCAGCACCGGCGGTGTCGACATGCCCGGCGCCGACTACAAGATCATCAAGCTCCTCGGCCTCTCTCCATCCACCAAACGTGTCATGCTCTACAGCCAAGGTTGTTTTGCTGGCGGCACTGTGCTACGTATAGCCAAAGACCTGGCCGAGAACAACGAGAACTCTCGTGTGCTTATTGTATGCTCAGAGTTGACAGCCATCTTCTTCCGTGGCCCAAGTGATGCCAAAGAAGACTTTAACAATTTGGTTGGACAAGCCATCTCCGGTGATGGTGCTGCTGCAGTAGTGATCGGAGCTAATCCTATTCCGGCAGTTGAGACTCCATTCTTTGAAATAGTGTCTACAGACCAAGTCATTCTTCCTGACAGTGATGGTTGCATTGAGGGTCACTTGAGGGAAGTTGGACTCATGTATAATTTAAATAACCAAGTTCCTAACATTATTGGTAACAATATAGAGAAGATTATGGTCAAGGTGTTCTCGGCACTTGGCATTTCGGATTGGAACTCGTTGTTCTTTATCACTCATCCTGGAGGACGTGCCATTCTGGATAAGATCCAAGAGAAGTTGGAGCTGAAGCAGGAGAAGATGAGAGCTGTGTTGCATGTGCTTGGGCAGTATGGGAACATGTCTAGCGCTAGTGTCTTCTTCGTCATGGATGAGATGAGGAAGCATTCGATTGAGAACGGGCTCCACACGGCCGGTGAGGGGCTTGACTATGGAGTGCTCCATGCCATGGGACCAGGGCTAACCGTGGAGACTGTTGTGCTTCATGCGCCATGTCTTCATGGCTTCTccaatatatatcaaaattaa